One bacterium genomic region harbors:
- a CDS encoding xanthine permease: MKSTVPICLAVGSYGKVEAMFEANATSEAAPREAAARVWEEDLEVLEPHFRVDDVPPPVETLLYALQHTLVDVSPYVLPLVVARAVGYSDLQAAYMISTCLALMGVFTFINATWGHRLPSVMGPSATNAGAMASVGAIFGAPAMWMGAFVGGIFEAAVGASGILTRLRRYLPPYVCGIVVTTIGLTLARIAGGWVFADTRPAMLTLSGLTGLSIVLLTVAGYRFGLGILARGSILFSLMLFGVAGAAAAGLADFAPIGEAAWLGLPRPLAFGGPGVGWTFVGGAVFGILVGFVGSIAESIGDYAGTCAVSKVTYTVRHIRRGITVEGISSAVAPLFGAIPLTTYSQNTGVIATTRVASRRVIQVAAGILVLYGLSPKVGALLILIPRPVVGTVFLVVCGMIAVAGVRLLSIGEKDEVYMLTTAIALIAAVTLPAAVGGNREWLGGLAPFTRLLLSNAVVIATILGISLNAVLRAVLPAPEVST, encoded by the coding sequence GTGAAGTCTACCGTGCCCATTTGCCTGGCGGTGGGCAGTTACGGCAAAGTCGAGGCCATGTTCGAAGCGAACGCGACCAGCGAAGCGGCCCCCCGGGAGGCCGCCGCTCGGGTATGGGAAGAGGATCTCGAGGTCCTCGAGCCGCACTTCCGGGTCGACGACGTCCCGCCGCCGGTCGAGACGTTGCTCTACGCCTTGCAGCACACGCTGGTAGACGTCTCGCCGTACGTGCTGCCGCTGGTCGTGGCTCGGGCCGTCGGCTACAGCGACCTGCAGGCCGCGTACATGATCTCGACTTGCCTGGCATTGATGGGCGTCTTCACCTTTATCAATGCGACCTGGGGGCACCGGTTGCCGTCGGTCATGGGACCGTCGGCCACCAACGCCGGAGCCATGGCCTCGGTGGGCGCCATCTTCGGCGCGCCCGCGATGTGGATGGGCGCCTTCGTGGGCGGCATCTTCGAGGCCGCGGTCGGCGCCAGCGGCATCCTCACCCGGTTGCGCCGCTACCTTCCTCCCTACGTGTGCGGCATCGTGGTGACCACAATCGGTCTCACCCTGGCCCGCATCGCCGGGGGCTGGGTCTTCGCCGACACGCGGCCGGCCATGCTCACCCTCTCGGGACTCACCGGCTTGTCGATCGTTCTGCTTACGGTCGCGGGCTACCGCTTCGGTCTGGGAATCCTGGCGCGCGGATCGATTCTCTTCAGCCTGATGCTGTTCGGTGTCGCGGGGGCCGCCGCCGCGGGATTGGCCGACTTCGCTCCCATCGGCGAGGCCGCCTGGCTCGGTCTACCGCGACCGCTGGCCTTCGGCGGGCCCGGTGTCGGCTGGACCTTCGTCGGCGGGGCTGTGTTCGGGATCCTGGTGGGTTTCGTGGGCTCGATCGCCGAATCGATCGGCGACTATGCCGGAACCTGCGCGGTCTCGAAAGTAACCTATACCGTGCGGCACATCCGCCGGGGCATTACGGTAGAGGGGATCTCTTCCGCCGTGGCGCCTCTCTTCGGCGCCATTCCGCTCACCACTTACAGCCAGAACACGGGAGTGATCGCCACTACCCGTGTGGCGAGTCGACGGGTGATCCAGGTGGCCGCCGGCATCCTGGTGCTCTACGGGCTCTCGCCCAAGGTCGGGGCGCTTTTGATTCTCATACCGCGGCCGGTGGTCGGAACCGTCTTTCTGGTCGTCTGCGGCATGATCGCGGTGGCCGGGGTGCGGCTGCTTTCGATTGGCGAGAAGGACGAGGTCTACATGCTCACGACCGCGATCGCACTGATTGCCGCGGTAACTCTGCCGGCGGCGGTCGGCGGCAATCGGGAGTGGCTCGGGGGGCTCGCACCCTTCACCCGCCTGCTGTTGAGCAATGCCGTGGTCATCGCCACCATTCTCGGTATTTCGCTCAACGCCGTTCTGCGCGCGGTGCTGCCGGCTCCTGAGGTCTCGACCTGA